The sequence CAACACAAtgtgcgggaactgtactgccaacctaatgtgcggggacttatcctgcaactaatgtggggagctatactgcacctaatgtgggggaactacaacctaatgtgggggtactgtaccgccaacctaatgtgggggaactatactgcacctaaagtgggggaactatactgcacctaaagtgggtgaactacagtgcatagtgaaagtattcggcccctttGAACTTTTCGacattttgccacatttcaggcttcaaacataaagatataaaactgtaattttttgtgaagaatcaacaagtgggacacagtcaagaagtggaacgaaatttattggatatttcaaactttgtcaacaaataaaaaactgaaaaattgggcatgcAAAATCTACACGAGGGAGTCTAATGAAAACCATCGACAGTCTGTATCTCCAGACTTCCGCAGCCATTGCACGGCAAACATTGGGTTCAGTGCCGCCTGAACCAGCCGTGCCGGCACATGCAAGTGCCCACAGGTCAGCCTACCACAACGAGATTCCGGAGGGCACAGCATATCTGGTAATATAATTTTACATCTATTCCACAGTGACAAACTTGTATATATCGGACATTATTCCGGACATTGATCACACTTGTGTATACATTCTCATTGCTGGACTTCTACAGTTACATACCGGAGTATCAGTCCAATAGGACTGCCGGATTATCAGTCATACCGGATTATCAGTCAACTGCAGTTACATTTTtacattcttatttttattttcattgaaTTGTATTATTGTACAATGTCTCACAATTTATCTATGTAAtattcctcccacaagggccctgtgaggggaatttCATTGCATATAGTGTTtgcatatattttaataaatgtattcattttttatatttgaagcacggtctcaaTCAATTAATTCACTAAATTTAATACCTATTTTCTACTGTCCTTGAGGTGTGGGCTGCTTTTTTCCTGTTTTACATTTATTGCTACTGCACACCTAGGGTATAGATGTTTTTGCCTCCTTCACCTCGGCCAGTATATAGTTCAGTGATCCAAACTTAGCTTTAGCCACATTCACATTCTTGTCATTTATTCCTATACTTTGCTGGAATTGTGGCCTATTCCTTTAGACAGAAGTGGAGTAACTGAGTCACATTGTAGGCCTCTTTGCTCACACATGCATTTTTAGTTCTGCCCATAGATTTCTAAGTGGCTTGAAGGGGtacccggtggaaaacatttaattttttatttttattttatttttcaaatcaacaggtgccaaaaagttaaacagatttgtaaattacttctatttcaaaatcttaatccttctagtacttatcagttgctgtatactacaaaggaagttgtgtagttctttccagtctgaccacagtgctctctgctgacacctctgtcaatgtcaggaactgtccagagcaggagatgtttgctatggggatttgcttctactctggacagaggtgtcagcagagagcattgtactCAGACCGGAAAGAattactcaacttcctgtggagcatacagcagctgataagtactggaagggataagatttttaaataggagtaatttacaaatccgtttgactttctggcaccagttgatatgaaaacatatttttatgtCAGTCATTATGGTGAGATTTATGTGGTAGGGTGCCCAATGGTAGTGCAGGAGAAGGAGCCAAATATACAGTCAAATATAGCAATACTCCCAGCACACAATAATTTCTGTTTTAATATTTTTCATAGCAACAGAAATAAACATAACCATAACAATTAAGTTAATGATTATACAGTCGGCACATTGTCCTACATCAGATACTGTAGCTATAACAAAGAAGAGGAGGGAGAAATTAATTGACATACATGTGATCGATTGATACAATGAGGAAAATGCATTGTAATTCACTGAAAGGTAATGATGTGTCTGAATCCCCTTGTGACAATTTGGTCCAAAACGTCATATGGACAATTAAACATGCCATTGCCATTAAATGGTGGGAGGCAAGGACATTGTGTTCTTAGTTCCTGGAGCTATGTTGCTAGGTCACTACATAGTATCATAAACAGAGGATAGGCAGCAGTGGAAGCTGTCAGCTGCAAAACCTCTTTAGGGTGCATACCCACCTGGCATATACGCAGcctatttcatgctgcgcaaaatttgcgacAGCAGCGGGAAAtgtgctgcgtattcctcgctcactatacacacagggctttccggcagcagccctatgcgtgcagtgagttttggaggtggagcaCGCTTTACAGtaacgccggcacacggccccgcctccaaaactcactacatgcAAAGGGCTGCCGCCTGAAAGCCCTGTGTCTATAGTGAGCGAGGATGCCGCAAATTttacgcagcgtgaaatacgctgtgtacacgccaggtgggaacgcacccttaaaggggttatccaccttaaGATGATTTAGTACATGcctgtaatggacatgcttaggaaggatctgtgtttTTCATGGGGCTaagtggctatgttgtgagattatcataaacctgaggctatctttttgtgaactggctatttcctgttgagtTTGCTCCCTCAAAGCAAAAGTCCCATGATTAcatgtttgtaagtatgaggtcacttttctccctcccacacatcagccgccccacccattgaaacacacctgtctcctttcaatgcaatagaccagtgttttctgaccagggtgccttcagctgtggcaaatctacaattcttgcacaatgatctcccacccagcagtcgctccaccgattgaagcagacaggctccctcttaaAACCTGACTAGTCATGTAATGtatcgggccacactgcaacgtGGGAATTCCTGAgatgacagtcattttgtatgctgttaataaaaacattggggcaaaaatcactgaagaattgtgagacccccatcacacacagatacagacactatgtaatgaactgcactaactttacagcccctgtagcctagtcaaataaaaagaaatctcGGACTATACCTTTAAGAAAACCCCACAAAATTGCAACGAAAAGTGGTTTATTTTGGGGATGACCTTCTCAACGACCAATAtgcaaaatgtatggtaaactttAAAGGATAGCCTGCCACCAAAATGGATGTTTGCAAGGTGCTTCTTCCAAAAAAACAGATGTTATCTGTTATATCAGAGCAGAAAACAACGCATTTTAAATCTGTACTAGATTCTTTTGCAGACAGGTGCATAGTTTCTATATCACAAAACACGTTCAGTGTttactaaccagggtgcctccagctgttgcaaaactacaattcccagcatgcccggacagccttcggctgtccgggcatgctgggagttgtagttttgcaacagctggaggcaccctggttggaaacattGCTCTAGATTATAAAGGTAGTTATTTTGTTGCAGGGTTCAACACATAaataacactgtaacactgtgaACAACCATGTCCATGTGTTCTCCTGAAGGAAGATCTGTGTGAGAATCTAGCCACCTGTCTAGGAAAACATAAAAGAACAAAATTTCATTGACACCTCAACAAGACAGGTAACCTGTTACCTAAGAATATCCCCGTAGTGGTCAGCTAATTCTAAAAGGTACGCTACCTGTaggactatgttcacacagcaggaaATTCTGCATATTCTGCTGGCTGAAGGACCTCTCAGAAATGTaccgtctccatagacggcaatgcatttctagaCTAAATCATAATTTAGATTATAGTTTCATTGCGATTTAGACGTAAGGTCCTGTCTAACATTAATGCATATGGGAAAGTTTGGAGAGACAACTGTTGAATAAACGCATTTATTGGAAGGTGTTATCtaagaataaaaaaacagagctatattttttccccaaaaaacagcaccacctcttTTCTCAGGTcgtttgtggtattacaatttggctccatttgcttcaatgcaactgagctgcaatatcacacacaacctgaggacaggggtggtgctgtttttggaagaaatcagataTGTTTTCCTAAActgagataacccctttaggattTCCTTTAACATAGGACCTGCATTCTTATTAAGCAAGTAGGTAGGGAATTGGACCAAAAGGGATAAAAAAGAGCATGGAGAGAAACAAAAGGGACCAGACCCTTCTATCTAGGTAACAAAACCCAAGTCCATAATCAGTGAACCAGTTTGATATTCTTGGCCAGGTCCCCTGTTTTCAGTGCAAACAAATAATTCTGCTATTACAGGTATAGGTAAACCTCCATTGACATGTATTCACAATCTGCTCCTCTACAGCAGTGGTGGTCACAAACCAATGCATCCTGGGAACTCTAGTTGAGCAACAGCTAGTTTTATACCTCTACTCTATAatttccttatttatttattcatttatatatgtatgtatttattgaattatttctttctttctttatttaatttatttgttcatttatatttattttatttgttcatttatttattctaGTTATTtaattacttatttatttatttatttattgtattttagttatttttatttttgctactTCCCAACCAACTTGCCAGTGGGAACTGAATAGAATTCTGGAGGTAAATAATGATTATACATATGAGATAACAACTTCCTGCTGATTTTTTGTTCAGTTAATGAATGACCATTTTCATTTTCCGGCACTTCAAGCCAATGGTAGCTCCAATAAATATGCCAGGTTGGTCCTGCCCTTAATTTGAATGTGAGAAGCTAAATAAAAGGTCCAGCTTTCCCAAGTCAGTGTTCTCCTAGTGCTGGTGTGCTCACATTACACAGGAATATTTTCATCTTCACAAATGGCACAAAGTGGATTTGCTGCTTTCCTCCTTTTCCTTGGTCTGGTTGTTTCTAATGTTtatggagaaaatgccacccTGTGTGAAACAATATTGAATGCCACATTAAGCAATACCAGTCTTCCAGATTTTAACCTGACAGTGTCCCCTGCTAAACTCTCCAACAATACAGTTTACCAAGGTACGTTTACTGCACCTTCTAATTTTATAAGAACATTTTTAGAATACTCTTGGAACATCTTGACGTCTTTTCTCTAATATTTAACTTACAGCTGTAGTTTATCAAATATGTTTCAGTTTCTGATGTTAATAATAGATAAAGCACATATGGTAGACAGTACACGCACAGGCAAGCACATGATCATAGAGGTTACACAATTCTCATTCGCAACAGCTGAATCAAGTGACGCATTTATAGGAATCAGGGCACAACCAAACTTTTCTTCCAGATCTCAGAGATTTCATGATATGAGCCACTTTTAAGTTAAGATAATACAATAGatcagttttagtaaatctgacaAACTCATTGTTGCTGAATATGTATTATGTTCATGCTTGAATGATCAtcaatatttcattttttttttctctataaagacatatattatatatttacaaaaatgttggtTGGACAAAAAAGTAGGTTGTAGGGTAGATGACCTGTCAAAAAATCTTGTTCATACCATTTTCATTACCACTAAATCTTATGTACCACTAAATTCTTTGTCTAGAATGTATCTTACTGTTACTTATTTTTtctctaaacttttttttatatttatgacaAAATCTGCTTTTCAGAAGTCTCCAGATATGGCACTAAAGAGTTTTCATAGGGTACCGTGTATTGTTGAGTAGATCAGCTTGGCTCCTTATAAAGACCTAGATATTTGTGATAGGGTTATATTTACAGCATTTGGGCACTATATTTAGTGTGTAAACCCATTAAAATTCAAGTATACCAAAACAATTTTTGTCAGTAATGGTCAATTGCACTTTTAAAGAGGATTCCTCAAAAATGTACATATTTTGAAACTGAGAATATTTTAATTTAATGGGAGCCAAGGGCAGATACATTATCAAGCTGGATCTGACTCATGGTAAATGAGTAGTATTTATCAAACATGTTTCATCTCCTTCTGGtatattgaaggggtactctgcccctaggcatcttatctcctaagatAAGGGAAAAGATGTTTGATCCCGGTGgaactgccgctgggacccctttcGCTATCTCCGGGCTGACACCTATCATGTCACAACAACAGCTACCCAAATCCCGTGTTCTGACCATAAATGCTCAGAACACTGGGTGCCGGGCCAGAGATCACGTGGGGTCCCACCATCcagcccccatgatcagacatcttatcccctatccttttgatagggataagatatctaggggtggagtaccccttaaagtattctaACAGTCTGTGATTTCTGTGATTGTGTCTATTCACGGATTGTCTATTGATATTTTCCTCTTCATCTCTTCTCAAGGTGACCTTACACCTTCATTAGCTGATAGCCGAACACTTTTGAGAACAAAATTGTCGAGCACGTAAATTCAATTTCCCTTCTTTCCCCAAACATCATTTGTCTGTGAAGGGTTGGGAGGTCCTCATACAATAAAGACAGTCATCCAATCCcaacaaaaataaattataactacAGTCTTagacatagttaaaaaaaattacatttcaagAACTAGAAGGCTTCTTGAGGTTGATGAGGTTTGAGGAAACCCCAAGAGGAATAAAGAACGAGGATGAATGATCCCTCATTTTGTTAATCATCTGAATGATATGTAAAATAGCATGAGTCCTTAGACATGTTCTTACTGTATAACCTATCACATAGCTTGAGGGAGCTGTAGACTCATATTATTTGGTAGATCAAGAATAATATCAGGTAATATATTTAGATCCATAGTTAACCATTTCATGGCAAAGTAGTAGATGCATCAGTTTCAGTCAGATATAGTGTAGAATTTTAAATGCTACCTTACAGAAATGTCCCTGTGAAAAAATTAATATTTCAAACTCTTCCATTTTCGGTTCACATTGGTCTCATGGATTCCATTTTGTAGGAATCCTTGGTGAAAGTTTGATATGACAGATCCCAAGAGATTCTTCTGGCATCTTCATCAGTTTCTGCATTGTTCTATAGTTatacatgtattttttatttttattttagaataGGAAAACAACCCTATTTAGATGCCATTTTATCTTTTGTGGGCGATGCTCAGAAGTGTGGACCTTAAAAGTCATGGCCAATTGTCAgttgtaaaaatgtacaaaacCATGACCACATTTCGGATAAATAGCTGAAAGTGACAACTTTCCCAGGGGAGCTGGGGTTGGGCGAAGTAAATGTTATCACGTTTGGCCAACAACTTTAATCAATAGAATGAATGCATTTCCCcagctttttttttccactaacattTATAAAATTTCAAATGAAGGTCAATGTGTCAGATAAAGCAGAGCTAAGTGGTTATTTGGCACCAGTTGCTGATATATCATGATGTACTTTTTGTTCTCTTACGTAGGACTGAGAGTTACAACACTATCACCAGAGAGTTAGAGTgtacctgtctttaataaaaaaaaaaaaatgtgcacttcTCTTCCCAACCTGGGTAAGCGAGattgtcccatagacttacatcttAAGACTGTTTCAGTAATGTGACATAGAGTCAGAAGAGAACACACTAAGCGCGCACTTCTCCCGGCTCATTATCCCAATCGAttagggtctgaacactcaaagCCTGACTGGTCAAAACTTTTGATAAGTCTGAAtgatatataaattattttttgttgttgtttttttaatgacagtgccaatttatgaCATCCATGAGGTGGCATAAAGTGAAAAGTTTGCCTAACATGCTTAATGGGTAATGCTAAATTTGTTATGTTAATCCTACGAATGTATTCATAAATCCATtcctcaatgttgcatttagtCATCAATTGTGAACCACATAAAAAGTGATTAGTAAATCAATTTGAGTTAGTCCAATGTTCACAAAAAATCTGACTTGGTAGAATTCAAACTTTGGGATTCTTTTCAGATTCATTTCATGCCTGCTCCTTTACCCTAAGCAGTCTGGAGGTGATGATGTATACATTGTGGCTTCCCCTTACTACATTCACTGGCCTGAGCATTCTGCACCCTTTACCCAGATGCTCAGTGTactgtataggagcagggactgcTTCATTTGATGGGAGTTTTTGCTTCTGTACACACTTTTTTGCATGGGCAATCGAAGGGTAGGGATACCTTCAAATTAGATTCAGGATCTCATCCTAAAATAATAATGATTCACTCACCTATCTGGATTATGACTACACAATGGTGTTAACTTTTAGAAAGCAAGATTGCAGTGTATTTTAGTCATGGCTATGTCTGCCAGGAGCTTACTGTGGAATGCAACACATTAAATATACAAGctatatacatttttacactaaggTTTTCAAGCTTTATCTTTCTTCTTTGTTTAGATGTTACTCTGCAGGGTTTGTGATTTGTCATATAAAAAACTAATTGAACAAGTTTGTGAGTTTGTGTGCAGGTGTacctcgataaactgtttctggcggcttctgcagttcaatgatttaaagcaagcactttaaatcattgacgtgTAGTGGCTTCTGTAGGGCCAGAGTGCCGCTGCTctattccctccccatccccggttttatagctAAATATCCCGCCACCACCGCCACTGCCTAATTCCCTCCCcgcccccggttttataattaaatatcccgccgccaccACTGCCCAATTCCTTCCCCATCcgccggttttatagttacatgtgccctggggactgcggtccttcatgctccggcggcctcctgactgacgagtgacgtcttgtTGAGGACGTCCCTCATCATTGCgcagcacacagtgacagctcaggaggccgccggagcatgaaggactGCAGTCCCCAgtgcacatgtaactataaatcgggaatggggagggaattgggcagtggcgtGCCAGGATatttaattataaaaccggggacggggagggaattgggcagtggcggcagcgggacatataactataaaactGGGGACGGGGATGGAATCTGGCAGCGGCGGAGGGACGtgcaactataaaaccggggatggggagggaatcaGGCAGTGGAAGTGGGACTCTGGCCAGGctgaagctgctgcagttcaatgatttaaagtgcccgctttaaatcattgaactgcagcggcttttgcgcgGTCATAAACAGTCTATCAgtgtataacatgcagatagactttaggcaaaaaattttagcataaaaaatgcatgttatacgccgataaatatggtatatttataatgttttgcacaaaaattttatgtaattttgtaccgtatttatcggggtatatcacgcaccggcctataacacgcaccctcattttaccagggatatttgggtaaaaaagttttttacccaaatatccttggtaaaatgagggtgcgtgtgtgtgcatgcgtataccccgatacacccccaggaaaggcagggggagagaggccttcgctgtccgcttctctccccctgcctttcctggggtctagagccctgctgccgccgcttcacTCCCGCTGACTATTTGCGCAGCTgccgccagcaccgatagtcagggggagagaacgggcagtggcaccgatagccagggggagagaagggccggcagtagggctctagaccccaggacaggcaggggcagagaagccggcagcgctggcggtctctgcacctgcaaagccgctgcagttcattgatttaaagcgcccactttaaatcattgaactgcagcggcttatcggcgtataacacgcaggtagactttaggctaaaaattttagcctaaaaagtgcgtgttatacgccgataaatacggtaattatattGTTTAATTATGTGGTCTATTTAAGCCACCTTGTAAGTCACCAGAATATGAAAATGGCGGCATGAGATAGATACactgtagataaatagataggtttTAGGAAAGGTTTTAGACCCataaatttttttcacattttgtaagGTTGCGGCCTTGTGTTTAAAAACAAATGTGTTCGTCTTTCCACACTCAGCACTCCAGTCTTATTGGGGATGGTgctacaaggtttgcacacctgtaTTTAGAGATTTTCTATCATTCTCTCAATCTCtgacaggttggatggggaccattgttctctccagagatgttctggtgcgttcaagtcagggctctggctaggccactcaaggacatttaaAGAGTTGTGTGtaagccgctcctgtgttgtcttgtgtGATTAGGATCAGCCTCCCTTTCCCAGCTGCTGAAATATACTCTAGAAACAGTCATGTTGTTCCAAAACTTCTTCCAGTTGTTAATTGAAATTTCAGCTCAGCAGGATTTTTTTTGCAACTAAATCCAAGCCTAGCTGTGTTAGGAGTTGTTTTTGCCcagtgatctatagtttttatgggTAGAATTTATgtctttttgataactttttattccattttttgtaGGATTCGAGGTGTTGGATATTTATTCTCATTTATAGCATTCCCTTGTGggataaattatttttaaaaaacagTTTAGACAAATTAGTTTAGACATGACTGTATGCAGAGATATCAGTGTTAAACTTCTTGCTTTTGagccttttttgttttaaatttttttaatatagttgaatctttttttaaatatttttaaaaatgtttttattttatttttatttttttttatttctcagtgACCTTGTTAGTTCCAGTGGGGGTTGTAACTATATGATTTATTGTACAGTTCACTGCAATACATACTGTATTGCATTGCAGTGAACCTTCAAACTACTCATAACCTATGACAGCCTGCCATAAAAAGACTGTAATAGGATTTTCATCATGGCAGCCACAAATGCCTTAAGAAGGGCTGCCATAACATACCATGTATGTAAAATAAATGGTTTAATTTATGACTTTTTAGACCATTGCTATGTTTTAAACtgatctaaaggggttatcccaagattgaAACATAACTCCTATATATAGGATTTAGGATAACCAGCTGATTGGTGGTTATTTGATGCACTGAACTTGCCAATGTTTGAAAGTCCCACAGAGAATGAGTCAAGTAGCAGCAACTCCATTTACTCTGAGGACACAGGGCTTGTGTTCTTGTGATTAGTGGCCATATAAGTGGCTGGACACCCTACACATCATTTATGCTGTAAAATGaaactattttagttttttagatTATTAACACTCATTAACACTATAATGCTATACAactttttctttgtttgtttgttttttccagtTGAATTGCATGGAACTGGCAATTTCACAGTCCTTTTACAAGCAGTTACTCTGTCCAGTCCAGTAGGAAAATGGTCCCCAGAAAATAACAGCTGTAATGGAAGTCTCTTGTCTATTGACCATTTCCTAACCAACAGTTCCCTCAACATTACATGGACTTCACCAGAAAATGTTACAAGTGTTACAATTAAGTAAGTAGTTAATGAGCTATTACTCAATTTAAAATGAAcatagttttttttctctttttgtgccAAGAGCCCCTTGATTAAACTCCCCCTAAACTTGTGTACATTTATTGGGTGAGTGTATGTCAATAAGGAAAGAttgataagctgctgccagacatctcTGGGGGAGCTTATTTCTTTGATGaacaaggataaaaaaaattaaataaaaatgaaaaaaaaaaaaaaaaaacacaatgctcCAAAACTACAAAACTCTAAAATGGTAAACCCTGGAGAATTGTTCCAAGTTCCATTTTAGATCATATGTTTAAAAGAGTAACATAGTTGAAAAATTGCTAATTGATAACATTGGAGCTATCATAAAATTTACACTATTGTGTTGTCTTCTTTTATCCTATATGGGTTAATTATTGATTCATACCAAACTGTTAATTAGAAATCAATGAAATCTAATATAGGTTTTGCCTTTTCACAATAAACAATATTCACAATATAGAAATGTATTGAATAAAGCTGAGgcaacatttctttttttattcttttagtgCTTATATACACAATGATACACTTACTTTCCTTTTACAACAAACACTAAGCCAAGGTAAGTGCCtgctaaattatataaaaatggcTTATTATTGTGTCGTAATAAGATATGTTGTTTTGGGTGTGAAAATGCTATTGTGCCAAACTGACAAGCTGACATTTATTTCTAGTTATGATAATTATTAATACCATTCATACTATTAACCCATTTCATAATATCCAGTTTTAAAATTGCAGTGGTGTATTAGTGACAGTAGTGTCTGGTATCCAATGGTTTTATTACCCTGCCTCTGAGGTCCAATATGTTTGTACTTTAGTCTCTGTTGCTCAGTGGCTGCTTTCACgctataaaattcatccattttaaagatccgtttgatgttccgttatgaaaaccctgaaaatcggtcaTTAAAtgtccattagaaaatcccacaCGTCCGTTAGAGAATCCgatttaatccgttatagtccattatgaataacggacgttattttgtgacgggagaatgaacggaagaaatagggcatgaactatttctcctgttactatcttccgtcacaaaataacgtctgttattaataacggactataacggattaaaacggataatgtaaaaatcccatagactataatgggattttctaatggacctatgggattttctaacggacgtttaatggccgattttcagggttttcataatggaacatcaaacagatctttaaaactgatgaattttatagtgtgaaagctgtTAAAGCGTATCTGTCATTTGAGCTGACagttcaggataagctgccctgagtatgtacatgaggagcagcactatttgtgataaaacttGTATAAGGAATTTTTCAACATATTTTTTGCTCTGAAGGCTTTATCTATAAtgtgcagttctcccagagctggtgggtgggGCTACCtccttccccctccatagacttgtattggttgTCTTGCAACACGGCAAAGCTCAGCTGATTTTAAGTGTGTAATACAGCCttaaaggagagagcacaaatgGAAAAaccttgataacaggagaaagaagcatttttgatcaataagaaatatatatatatatatatatatatatatttatatatatatatgaattccaACCAAAGATATAGACAAGTGCCACTCATTAGTTCTTCAATTCTTTACTTCATGCAGCGCATTAAAAATTTCCAGCAGGATGCCGGACAAACAGCATGCTAGGACTAAGTCCTAGCATGCTGTTTGTTTGGCGCCCCGCTGGAAAATTTTGAACGCA is a genomic window of Hyla sarda isolate aHylSar1 chromosome 10, aHylSar1.hap1, whole genome shotgun sequence containing:
- the LOC130294274 gene encoding uncharacterized protein LOC130294274 isoform X2, producing MAQSGFAAFLLFLGLVVSNVYGENATLCETILNATLSNTSLPDFNLTVSPAKLSNNTVYQVELHGTGNFTVLLQAVTLSSPVGKWSPENNSCNGSLLSIDHFLTNSSLNITWTSPENVTSVTINAYIHNDTLTFLLQQTLSQEAVANTTTEAPTTAHKTESTKVTEFHSGIPIKSP
- the LOC130294274 gene encoding uncharacterized protein LOC130294274 isoform X1; its protein translation is MAQSGFAAFLLFLGLVVSNVYGENATLCETILNATLSNTSLPDFNLTVSPAKLSNNTVYQVELHGTGNFTVLLQAVTLSSPVGKWSPENNSCNGSLLSIDHFLTNSSLNITWTSPENVTSVTINAYIHNDTLTFLLQQTLSQEAVANTTTEAPTTAHKTESTKVTVSVTTSNHVQQTTGAGSIAQFSLVSLALSVIFGLLLVPSNYLS